A part of Paenibacillus donghaensis genomic DNA contains:
- the recN gene encoding DNA repair protein RecN, translating into MLETLSIRNLAVVEAVDVHFYPGFHVLTGETGAGKSIIIDALALIAGGRGSADSIRYGCDKAEMEALFSLSGGHPVWETLERLGIPARQEDHLIIRREITSLGKSISRVNGQMVNLSMLREMGEQLVNIHGQHEHQNLLKAERHLGLLDTYGEALIGPLKAVYQERYTAFAKAEKELRELQESSQKAYQMLDLYRFQLEEISSAGLISGEDELLSEERVKLSHSEKMMESVSGAYEILYDRQGLETIGSVISSLEDAVRYDEKGLKAVLEQLQSSYYQLEDAAFQLRDYREEIEFNPQRLEDIENRLDLISGLRRKYGDSVEQILAYYEQIRHESDLLENKDEYLEKLTVKRNSLLAVLMEAAEELSAVRRQCADDLAGQVEGELKDLQMDKTSLRVKLEELQDPRGIEYKGRRIRLTRQGIDSAEFMISPNPGEPLRPLGKIASGGELSRIMLAMKSIFARTDAIPVLIFDEVDTGVSGRAAQSIANKLFKLSSTCQVFSITHLPQVACMADHQYLIRKKVEDGRTMTEVESLSADGRIMELARMLGGVEITEKTLHHAQEMLTLAEESKLSEP; encoded by the coding sequence GTGTTAGAAACCTTATCTATCCGCAATCTGGCCGTTGTCGAAGCGGTGGATGTGCATTTTTATCCGGGATTCCATGTGCTTACAGGGGAGACCGGGGCAGGTAAATCAATTATTATAGATGCGCTTGCGCTGATTGCCGGAGGGCGCGGCTCTGCGGATTCCATCCGTTATGGCTGCGACAAAGCAGAGATGGAAGCGCTCTTCAGCTTGTCTGGCGGTCATCCAGTCTGGGAAACGCTGGAGCGTCTGGGTATTCCGGCGCGGCAGGAGGATCATCTGATTATCCGCCGTGAGATCACCAGCTTGGGCAAAAGCATCTCACGTGTAAACGGCCAAATGGTCAATCTGAGCATGCTACGCGAAATGGGCGAACAGCTGGTCAACATCCATGGCCAGCATGAGCATCAGAACCTGCTGAAGGCAGAACGTCATCTGGGTCTGCTGGACACCTACGGAGAAGCCTTGATCGGACCGCTCAAAGCAGTCTATCAGGAGAGGTATACAGCCTTCGCCAAGGCGGAGAAAGAGCTGCGCGAGCTGCAGGAATCCAGCCAGAAGGCTTATCAGATGCTGGACCTGTACCGTTTTCAGCTGGAGGAAATCTCCTCAGCTGGATTAATAAGCGGAGAGGATGAATTACTTTCCGAAGAACGGGTCAAACTATCTCACAGTGAGAAAATGATGGAATCAGTCTCCGGGGCCTATGAGATCCTGTACGATAGACAAGGTCTGGAGACGATTGGCAGCGTGATTTCCAGCCTGGAGGATGCAGTCCGTTATGATGAAAAAGGGTTAAAGGCTGTTCTGGAGCAGCTGCAGTCGTCGTATTACCAGCTGGAGGATGCCGCTTTTCAGCTGCGTGACTACCGTGAGGAGATTGAATTCAATCCCCAGCGGCTGGAGGATATTGAGAACCGGCTCGATCTGATCTCTGGCCTGCGGCGCAAATACGGCGATAGTGTGGAGCAGATTCTGGCTTATTATGAACAGATCCGTCATGAAAGTGATTTGCTGGAGAATAAGGACGAATACCTTGAGAAATTAACCGTCAAACGAAACAGTCTGCTGGCGGTGCTGATGGAAGCTGCCGAAGAGCTGAGCGCAGTGCGCCGTCAATGTGCGGACGATCTGGCTGGTCAGGTGGAAGGCGAGCTGAAGGATCTGCAGATGGACAAAACCTCGCTGCGCGTCAAGCTGGAGGAGCTGCAGGACCCGCGTGGCATCGAATATAAAGGCCGGCGCATCCGTCTGACCCGTCAAGGCATCGACAGTGCCGAATTTATGATCTCCCCGAACCCGGGTGAACCGCTGCGTCCACTGGGCAAAATCGCCTCTGGCGGTGAGCTGTCGCGGATTATGCTGGCTATGAAGAGTATTTTTGCCCGTACGGATGCCATTCCCGTTCTGATCTTCGATGAGGTGGATACCGGGGTCAGTGGCCGTGCGGCCCAGTCCATCGCCAACAAGCTGTTCAAGCTGTCGTCCACCTGCCAGGTCTTCTCCATTACCCATCTGCCGCAGGTGGCGTGTATGGCCGATCACCAGTACCTGATCCGCAAAAAAGTCGAAGACGGCCGGACCATGACCGAAGTGGAATCGCTGTCGGCCGACGGCCGGATTATGGAGCTGGCCCGAATGCTGGGCGGGGTGGAAATCACCGAAAAAACGCTGCATCATGCGCAAGAAATGCTTACCCTTGCTGAGGAAAGCAAGCTTTCTGAACCGTAA
- the ahrC gene encoding transcriptional regulator AhrC/ArgR → MKGQRHIKIREIITHKDIETQDELVESLRESGFQVTQATVSRDIKELLLIKVPMDDGRYKYSLPTDQRYNPTQKLKRVLVDNFVQIDFSANLVVMKCLPGTANSVAALIDNIDWPQIMGTISGDDTILVICRQPEDSKQVIAQIMGYIS, encoded by the coding sequence ATGAAGGGACAAAGGCATATTAAGATCCGTGAGATTATCACGCATAAAGATATTGAAACACAGGACGAGCTGGTGGAATCGCTGCGGGAATCAGGGTTCCAGGTCACACAGGCTACGGTATCACGGGATATCAAAGAGCTGCTGCTGATCAAGGTTCCAATGGACGATGGCAGATATAAATATTCGCTCCCGACCGACCAGCGCTATAACCCGACGCAGAAGCTGAAGCGTGTGCTGGTGGACAACTTTGTGCAGATCGACTTCTCCGCCAACCTGGTGGTTATGAAATGCCTGCCGGGTACGGCGAATTCCGTCGCCGCGCTGATTGACAATATTGACTGGCCGCAGATTATGGGCACGATCTCAGGGGACGACACGATCCTGGTCATTTGCCGCCAGCCGGAAGACAGCAAGCAGGTTATTGCGCAGATTATGGGTTATATTTCATAA